In Aequorivita sp. H23M31, a single window of DNA contains:
- a CDS encoding YihY/virulence factor BrkB family protein — MKFFKLLKDTYVSWDKNDPWAKSAIIAYYALFSLPSLLIITVHFAGVFFGREAVEGRITDQISGLIGQGSAELVQTMIINSALSESSVLFIIFGIGVLIFGATGVFFQLQKALNDIWSVRAKKNTILATLKRRAVAFGMVLAIGLLMLISLIISTAINAFSDFIGTYYADMSSTLLKILSFIFSQIIITALFATIFTVLPDVKVKWRTNLIGAFMTSLLFLIGKYLIGFYFSESDPASVYGAAGSLVLLLLWVYYTCLILFFGAEFTVNWALHRNIKIEPSENALLSYEMEMEELRAYKKKVEEDKKKAETLKNN, encoded by the coding sequence ATGAAATTCTTTAAACTATTAAAAGACACCTATGTAAGTTGGGACAAAAATGATCCGTGGGCCAAAAGTGCTATAATAGCCTATTACGCTCTCTTTTCCTTGCCTTCATTGCTTATAATTACCGTCCACTTTGCGGGTGTTTTCTTCGGAAGAGAGGCAGTAGAGGGAAGAATAACTGATCAAATTAGTGGATTGATAGGGCAGGGGAGTGCGGAACTGGTACAGACAATGATAATAAATTCTGCATTGTCTGAAAGCTCTGTATTATTTATCATATTTGGAATCGGGGTACTTATATTTGGTGCGACGGGTGTATTTTTCCAATTGCAGAAAGCCCTTAATGATATCTGGAGCGTCCGCGCGAAGAAAAATACAATACTAGCAACTTTAAAGCGACGTGCGGTTGCCTTCGGAATGGTACTAGCCATTGGACTTTTAATGCTTATTTCCTTAATTATCAGTACTGCTATCAACGCTTTCAGCGATTTTATTGGAACATATTATGCCGATATGTCCTCAACTCTATTAAAAATATTAAGCTTTATTTTTTCCCAAATTATTATTACTGCACTTTTTGCTACCATTTTCACCGTTTTGCCAGATGTAAAGGTCAAATGGAGAACAAACCTGATTGGAGCATTTATGACTTCCCTGCTTTTCTTGATTGGTAAGTATTTAATAGGATTCTATTTTTCAGAATCGGATCCTGCCTCGGTTTACGGCGCAGCCGGGAGTTTGGTATTATTGCTTTTATGGGTATATTACACCTGTCTTATCTTATTTTTTGGAGCTGAATTTACAGTGAACTGGGCGCTTCACCGAAATATAAAAATAGAACCAAGCGAGAATGCCTTGCTCTCCTATGAAATGGAAATGGAAGAACTCCGCGCCTATAAGAAAAAAGTTGAGGAAGATAAAAAAAAAGCCGAGACCTTAAAAAATAACTAA